In Dermacentor andersoni chromosome 11, qqDerAnde1_hic_scaffold, whole genome shotgun sequence, the sequence TGGAACGAATGGAATATCATTCTTAAGAAGCAGGACCACGCGACCACTACGACACAGCCTATCTTTACGAATAACAGAGTAACCTGGCGGCTTCAGTGATAGCCAGGCTTCAGTGATGGCCACCATATCGCGATCCTGTTCTAGTAACAGTCCTTCCAGGAGTTACATTTTGTTTACTATACTTCTCGCATTTATCTTAAGCACTGTTAGggtctcaagtttctttgttagggTCTCATGTTTGTTTGACTTGGGGTTGATGGAcgatttctttctatgtccttttCTAGTAACACCCTCTCATTTTTTCGTGATCCGAAACAAATACGCGATTATTAAAGTAGAGCTTATCATATGATAAAGATACATTCTGGTGTTTTTCCCGGTTGGGTTTTGCACTATCCCAGAGTTTCTTTCTAGTCTGCTGAATTTTGCGGCTGAAATCCTCTCCAATAGACAAACCTTTGAGCTTGTAGCTTTTCGTAATATCTGAGTCTTCTGTCTAGTGTCGAGAAGCCTGAACATGACTCTTCTGGTTTTATTTTTTGAATATCTACCTAAACGGTGGATGCCCTCATACCAACGGGTTCACGACCAAGAATGTTCTTAATTATGTTGTCGTTCACAGCCACTTCTAGGCTTTCACTGCTTTCTCCCTCTGTTTACGTGAGGCCATATACTGATAGGTTTCCTCGTCAGCTCCGATTTTCTGGGTCTTCAGCTCTCTCTCCAAGCCTCTGCAAGCGCACATTCATGTATGTTATCTCATTTATCTCACACGTCTAACTCTTGATCCATCTGAACGAGGCGTCCCTTTTTAATATCTTCAATATCAGCGGCTATGTCCTCAAGTTTGGCAATTCGGTTTATGTCAGGTCCTGAGTTAGACTCTATATATCACCGCACAACCATAGTAGTTCTCTCAaatacaatgtgatgtcgatgcaAATCAATATACAACCGATCGAATCAATCGAAAGGCGAGTCAGTGGGTACGACAGGATTACTAGAAACAGGTCGTTTGACCGAAAGCATAAACCATGTCTTCTCACCTGTACAACGAAGACGAAAGGGTTAGATGTCACCATCGCAACTGCACTGCCGTATCCAATGAAGCCGTAGTGTGGAGAGAGGCCTTTTATACAGGTGTTCTGGTGAGGCGCTGCATGTTGGCCGTGTAGCTGCGCAGGCGCTGTCGAATGGCGTATCCTTCAGTTCCATGGTGAATCGCGAAAACCATACTGCACGTGCAAATCTTCGACCATGATAGCTTGCGCGCTGGTCTGGTCGGCCTACGCGAAGCTGGCGTGTTCTAGATGGTCCGTGCGCACCCCAGCCACGGAAGACAGCAGGACGAAGTAAAGCTGCACAAGGAAGACGAAAGGGTTAGATGCCACCATGGCAACTGCGCTGCCGGGCCCAGTTATGGACTTAACGCGTCGCAAATATGAAGTGCTACTCTTTGGAAAACCCCATCAAGTGCAGGAGAAATATACAAAGGTAGCATTCTAAACAAAGTCAGAAGATAAAGATGAGAAGGCGTgaccataatttttttctctcaagGGGCAAAGAACGAACACTCGCATCGAGTCATCAAAGCCGCATTGTTAAATGCAGGCAGTGCTCGAAGAACCGCAATATTTCTTGTAGTATGTCCCGCATAACTTTATAAAACTCCTGGGAATTCAGCTTGGGAAGAGTAAGATACGCATAAAAAGGGCCGCTTCAGCAATGCATTTTACCTGCGAGTAAAGTTATATATAAAAGGCTTCATACAACTGACGGTGAAACGCCTCATCGAATGTTGTCGAATGACAGAAACCCGCGCAAGCGCCAAATTTATCGCTTAGCAGCTCATTTTGCGATGAACTATACTCTCACTCGTTCGAACAGTTTTAAACGTGAATGAATTTTTCGACGGGTAAAATGCCCTACGGAAGCTGCCCCACGTGTTGACAGTGCAATATACAAGATTCTGTGAAAGCATACTCTATCAGAGTTGCTGTAATCGCGATAATCTCCGCCATTTCATTAGTCATGGCAATTACATTTGCACCACTGCAAGACGAGTGCCTCCCTCTAccagcgatttccaattacccgtGTATTGCGCCCGCCGACACCATATGCCTACAACTTTCCCGATTCCATCACAGCAGCTAGTTTTCGGTCATTCTCGACTGCACTTCACCCTTTCTTTGGCACTCATTCTAACTGTAACAGCCAGAACACCGGCTATATGCCCTAAGTATTACATGGCCTGCTGATATCGACTTCATCGCCATAACATAAACTTGAATATGGACTACCTCAACGAGCGACGCAACAAAATATATTAGGCGTAATATTCTGAGAAATACAGGATGACAGCGGCGTGGATTAGATAGCGAGCTTGTGTTAATCTATAGTCCAGacttaaaagagaaagaaagggttACTCAAGTGTCGACACTAAACAAGAGAAGATCGACGTACGTGGTAGCTCAAATGATTCGATGATGTAATGTTGGTACCTCTGCATTCTGTGTGTCTCTTTTTCATGTTCATTATTCGCTCATTTCCTGTCTTATTCGTATCGTATTTTATGCGCAAATACATCGACATTGTCTTCTTTAGCATCGACACTTGGTTGACCTTTCCTTCTTTGACCAAGAGGACAGATGCGCAAATGCCGTAGATAACGCACTCTGTGGTGGAATGTCACGAGTTCTTTACTATAATGGCGTTATTGCTCCTTTACACTTAATTTTACCTACTCTACCACGCACTATTGTCTTGAAGAATATTTTACCCGCCTTCCACACACTATTCCCTCGCACAAGCGCAAGCGAACTCGCTCCATTCCACAAAAGTGAGCCACACCGCGGCTTTGCCTCAGCACGTCTATATTTGCggtggtgcaccctttacaggcgtTTAGTGCAATGCGGTTCATTTTCAGCTGCATTTAATGCATTACGCGCACCACGTTAATCTTATCTTCCCTGAGACAAATTATCGCTTCTTGTCCTGTTGAGACCTACATTTTCCGAACATTTGCGACTAGCTACGACACTCTGGAAGATATAAAGGGTAGTTTTTTTCTGCAATtggttacaagatacccagataTGTCAAACCCGCGTAAAGTCAGCTAAGAAGACTTTGTATTCAATAAGAAAGCTGTTCAGAAGACCTTTTTTTAATACACGTGTGAGCGTTACTATGGCTGTTATGGTGCTTTGTTTAAGCGATATTTTACCATTCATTAAACCATGTGCAGGGCTGCCGAAGAAAGATGGAATCAACGCTACTGTGAGCAAGCCTGAGGAAGGGGTCCTCAGCATCTTCGAGATGATCGTCATCCCAAACCCGGCTGGTGCTGTCAAAAGGAATGCCACGGGAGCCGCTAGAGGCGGTCTGCTGTCGAGGCTGTCCCCTGGGATGAGGCCGTTTCCGGATCTGCCAAGGAACCGCAGTGCATACTCGGTTGTCGAAGCGTTTCCTGCACAGTATGTCGCGAGCGACAGAGCTGTCGTACCAACCAGGTGAGTCATTCGTGCTTGCCCAGGCAGCTGATTggccacacacccacacacacgcacacaaacacacacacccacacacatacAGTAGTTCACTTGGAGGCCAGCATGCTTTTATTATTATCTTCGAAACTAACCATAGCAAATATTACTAAATTCTATTTACGAATTGAAGCCAGTGGGTTAGCACAGCATAGCTACCTAAAAGGAATTCTGGGGTTTGCTTCACTTGGATGTATGCGATAGTTCACGAAAAGGGGGGCCGAAATTGCTCAGTTAAAATTTCGCACACTCCTCATGAAGACGTTTTTTTAAGTGTCAGTAGAAAAACAGGCGCCTTTTACAAGATTCAGTGTGCTTACCTCAAAACTTTTGTTGGTTGTAAAATTTATTGCAACTGGAGACGCCTTGCGATGTCGCCCACTGCATTATGAATTTTTCTAATTAGCTTTTTACGGAGAATTCTCGGTATCAAATGTTCATATCCTCGAGCACACTACTTCGGATCGCAAAGCTTTCGTGCGACAGGAGCTCAAAAAATGTTCGTATTGAGCGAGAAAACCTGAAACCTGCATAATACTGGTTTGGACTAGTTGGTTACAATTCATGATCAAGACGCTTGTGTCAGTCGTCCATCAGTTCTCGTTCCAAGCGCTGCGCAAATAACATTGTTCATGAAgaccaggcacacaaacaaacatTACTCAGCGGTTGAAACGCGATACAGGGAGCGCATGACTGCCGGCCATTTTTACGCCACAGGTGCGAACTGGGGACACCGAGCTGATGTATTTCTGCATGAGATAAAAGTAAGAAGCCGAATGCAATGACAATGTTTCACATTGTCACTGCATTCGGCCTCTCTCAGCGATCACCTGGCGCTCACCGGTGCCGCAAAAGGCGTCGGTCGTCAGGTGGCGCGACGTGCCAATATCGCGTTTCAATCACGTGAACTTTCTTACTTGCCAAACACGAAAGCGATAGCAAACATGTTCAATTCTGCAGAAGCAATCGCACCTGTCACTCGCGTAACGTCACGCAGGTCGCCGGATACTGTCGAGAGCGTCATCATAGAGACCACACGTGACAGCTACCCCAGCAGCGCCTACACCAAGATGATCCTCCTGATGCTGCTCATGGCTGTTGCCTGCTGCATATCCTGCATCCTCGGTAGCACGCTGCCCTTCGTGCTGAAGAATCGTGGTCGTAGCACACGTACGCCTTCGGTGTGGGTCACCAAGACTGGGAAGCTACTGCGCCTGCGCGGTGCCTCGGAGGACGCGTCCCAGCAGCAGCCCGTGACACGCATCACGGGTCCGTGGCGGGCCTAGAGGAGAAACCGGATATGGAGAACCAAATTCTTCAGCGATGTGCGATTTGGTTTTACAGAACACACGGCTGAAAGACTGGGCAGCTTTCCTGATGAAGGTAGAATCGCCTGCGCACAGACAAGACTGTGGTATAAAGAAAAATTCTGGTTTCTCTTTGTGATGTTTTTGTGAAATGCCACAGTTAACTTTGGCATAGCTTTTTTTAACAAGAGTGAGAGAAACAGTGGGCACTGTCTTGCACGAAGTCGTATCGACACTTAACTGCTCTACAGGTGCGAGACGTTTCCGGTCGCAGTGTATAGTGTTTCTGTGAAAAACTATGAACTGTggttccatgaaaaaaaaaaactatttggtTATCCAAATAAGTCCACATTCATACAATTTTAGTGTCGAATATATCATTTCTGCGAGAAGCTGTTAAAACAGTCTTGAATCTAAAATGAACAGCTTTATAGACAGGAGTGCGATACTtgcggcagaaaaagaaaagtgaaaccTTTTCATCAGTAACACTTGTTGAATTGGCGTGTGTCATTAGCATAGCGAGCAAGGCGCTTCGAATGCCTAGGAGCATCCCAGAAAGCAAAGGACAGACGCGCAAGCCCACCAGAGTGAGGAATTGCAGGATGTCTCTTCTGTAGGTTTGCACAGCGCCGCAGACTCACATTTTAGCATCGGTATATGCCGGCAGATTTGAGTGGACATTAGAAAACGTCCAAATACTCTCGTAGAGCCAAAATCTTAGATTGGTAAACACGCGGAAAGTAGCGGGATTGTACACACACCGTTTTTGACTCCCATCGTGTGTATTTTAACGACGTGTCAGCTTCAGCACGGAAGCCAAGCGACGGTGTGTGCTGTCGCGCGTGATAGTAGGTTGATTAAGTACGCCAACGCTACTTTTCATATCGTTCATGCGTCTTAACCGAGACGTGTGCTGGTAGGAAACGCTTCCGCCCCAATAGGGCCCCGTGTATCGGTAACATCAGGTTTACAGCGGTGCATAAGCCCAGTACTGGAGAAACGAATtaagcaacgccacctagatagcacaaagccttttcactccaatccatgacgtTACGCTACTGGTCCGAAATCTCCATTAATAAGGCTGACGTAataaaagcggtgacgtcaaaatcactaaGCTACTCGGGAGCAtacccattagattctatggcagtcgggacAGCGGAACACGACGGGACACCAGACGGAGAAAGACGCAGACGGATCGCTGTGTCTCATGCAAGCTTCCACATTAGCGAGAAATTGACTGAAGGTAGGTAAGATATTAGCGTCAAAgcgaaataaaatgaaatcaaaAACAGAATAAAATCAGAAAGCAACGGTAAGTGTTGAAATATACAATACAGCGGGCACTGTCACCAGAGAACGCTTTGTAAAAGCGCTGCTTGGGCACACTGCGACAAAGCGATTGATCTGGCCGTCAAACTCCATGCGCCATGATGTTTGGCACCCGAATGTCACGATTCACAAATTTAAACGTAAAACCAATTTGGCCACGTGGCTAGTTACTATGCCATGGGGACACCATGTATACTCCCGCACACCAGCAACGCTAAGGCCAACTCGATGTTCGTGTCCCGTTATCTCACATAACAACATATACCGTGCATGAAACAAAAACCTCTTTGACGCACAAGAACAGATAATTAAAACTACTACTTTGGCGGTCGGAACGAGCGATGGATCAGCAAGCTTTAGTTTATTAATAGATCAGTGCATGCTTTCCGCATGTTTGAAAAAAGCGCGTTGTATAATACATTTGTTAATAAAATGCTGGATATCGAGCTTTCTGGAAAGCATAGGGTGCTCTGTATGATTATCTCGGCTAATAAAATTGCTGTTTTCGACGTGTGCCCTTAAAGTGCTTGCGGAGGGTGCGGCTTAATACCACTGTGCTGAATGGCGGGTCTACACGTGTGACGCTGAACAGCGTTCACAGGTCCTTGTTCTTCAGTAACGATCTTGTGCAGCTATTAAAGAAAGAGCACGGACCTCGGTGAAAGAGATCACGGTTGAACGAACGACAAAGCGTCCTGTAATGAAGCGCGCATAAAAGCAGAGCAGAGCGGAGGCTAGTGTGGATGACACGGGCTCACCTGCGGATGGTGCTTGCTTTCCGCCAGGTATAAACGAAGCACACTTATGCGTAAACGAAGTTTGCGGAAAGGCATCAGACTTTCAGGCTCGCTTGAATGGTCTGATTAGAGCCGCAGGTGTTGCCGGCAGAGaatcactgaaaaaaagaaaaggaaagcaggaAAAAGGGTAAAGAAAGAGAGACTTCGAGCTTAAAGGTCTAATATGGGGACCGTAGCTAAAGAAGCTGCGAGCGAGAACGTTTAACTGTTGGATGAACAATCAAGACGGCGTAGAAAAGTTGGCGTGTAGGAGAGCAAGTCATAATACTTAAGAAAAGAAACGCTTGGTAAATGGATATACAGTTGGAACATATTGCTCTTCTGCGTTAGCTGATACCAACTTCCCGTGAATGGGCCTTTCGCTGAACTGTCATTCCCATTTAGGCTCAATTTGTGTCTGCCATATTAAGTCAAGTGATACCTGTATAAAAGCTCAACTTGTCTCATTTTCACCGGGGTAGTCAGGGCGAAAGACGATTCCAGAGAGGTATGGCACGGAACCCAATTTACATATTCCTCGAAATAAGGACACCGCAGTATCAACCTAAACCACGGAAGCCTACGCAAAAAATTGCCAGCCTATTCTGAAGCCTTCTGAACGTCTGGGTTGTAGCATCCGTCTGCGAAAGCAGGATAAGAATATCGTACTCTCCCCTTTTTAtctattaaaaaaacaaaaacaaatgagcCGTCATGTTTGTTCGAATCGGCAATGACGTTCATCGGTCCCATATCTTTCCTTCACCTAGAATGGGGAGCACTGAACCTGCGGAAAAATTGCTATTGGAACGCGCGTTGAAACTTTCTCGCAATTTCTCTAACAGTAGCGATTCACTATTTCGCAAACGTCCTCAGAAAATGCGCTCCATTATGCGGCACTTCACGTCTTTCTGCCACACTCTGACGCGTAATGCACGTAGAAAGGATGAAACGCAGATGTCAATATTTCAGTTGCCTCATCGTAAGCCATTAGAGGCTTTCAACCCAAACCACCGGTGACGCTTTCGGAGATGTCTACGTCGATAACGCTCGAGCGAAATGCAGCTACAAGGTTAGCGTTGCTCGCTAAAACGAAACGACAGCGCATTCTGCACGGCGTCCCGTTGCATCACTTCGTGGAAAGAGAGGAGTATATATAGGCACTCTCGGTGTTTAGCAAACATCCGTTCTTCGAAAAGGCGCTCCGGGCATTGACCTCGCGGCAGCAAGATTCAGCCGAATAAAAGTCACGAGTCCAGTTCCTTGCAGACTGCGCACACAGATCGGAGTGAGCTTGTGAGTGCGACAGCAGTTCAAGAGCTCTAAACTTGCTTTGCTCCGCCCTCACGTGCCTCATTTCCATTATAGGAGCGTTTACACTTATTTTAGAAGTTGGTGAGAGACTACAACACGTTTTTCGTACGTAAAAGGCTGACCCTAGCGAGCTTGAAGGTCAGGAAACGTGCAATTTAATTTGATGCCAAAGTGACGTCAAGACGAGGCAATACCACGACATGATATTATCTTGACTTCAAGAGAG encodes:
- the LOC126517404 gene encoding uncharacterized protein encodes the protein MDSDRRQALRIVVAVAIASFYAGVRGDSVKPHHPNIIERIVEPLVREVALSQLGGPAKRSFREDRSEVMNKLKMEPIIEPFVVEGFGLPAVAEKGAGATERAKKLDGGHDSAGDHETNAESKKVNSVLSSASGLAEPPSPLSRFGGGPRHVDLMQYFWNNFMAAPPVPLPRKPVAGRNEEGVLKTGLPKKDGINATVSKPEEGVLSIFEMIVIPNPAGAVKRNATGAARGGLLSRLSPGMRPFPDLPRNRSAYSVVEAFPAQYVASDRAVVPTRSPDTVESVIIETTRDSYPSSAYTKMILLMLLMAVACCISCILGSTLPFVLKNRGRSTRTPSVWVTKTGKLLRLRGASEDASQQQPVTRITGPWRA